ATTACGGTTATTCAATagatctatctatctatctatgtttgattgattgattgattggttTATTGATAAAGTTGCTTGCTTTGTTTGTTGTTTGGTGAAGGGCGAGTGATAAGTGTCAGAGAGAGAAGAGGAAGACGATCAATGGAGATGATTTGATTTGGGCAATGGCTACTTTAGGGTTTGAAGATTATATTGATCCTCTTAAACTTTACTTGACTAGATACAGAGaggtaaaaaaaacatgaaattctcttttctttttctgtttCATAGTTTGGTGTGTTTGTGTGTTTGAAGATTGATTGTTGGTTTAACAAATGAATTCTTTGTTTTGCTTTATTGATCCTGCCATGGTGTTATCTGAAATGCTTCTGGATTTGCAGATGGAGGTATGTGATTTGTGAATTTTTGTATCTGTTTTGTTTTGAAACTCAAACTGTTGACATAATTGATTTCATTTAGGGTGATACTAAGGGAGGATCATCATCTAAAGGTGGAGAAGGTTCATCTAAGAAAGATGGAGTACACCCAAATCACAATTCTCAGGTAAAAACTTTGCAAAGTTTAATTTTGGATTATGATATTGAGATTTCCATTGATCATGGTTTTTGAGTTTGTATTTCAGGGTTCATACACACAACAGGGCATGGACTATGGAAGCTCTAGAGTAAGTGATGCTGCTTTGCTAAGCACTTGTATctttgtttctttatttttatactgAATTATCCAGTTTCTTTCACAGAATTGAAGACACTTTACTGCAAAGTTTGTAAATTTCAAGCATGTTTCCTAGGTAATGGACCTCGTAAGCTAGTTTTTCTTTTCGATTTCATTTTGAAAACCAATTAAAGATAGAGATAATTTATGGATTGAGTAATGTGTTCGACCGTCGTGGATGTTTGTTTTAAAGGGCGGATTTACCTTATGGGCTACCTGGGTTGTAGCCCGGGTGGACCAAAATGGGCTAGCCCAAAATGGTAGCCCGGGTAGATTTCAAATTCTTGCTTCGCCCTTGCTTGTTCACGGAGATTTAGGTTCTCCTTTCTTGTCTTGTTTAGTAATGAACATGACAATTCAAGTTTTTTTCTCTACTTTTGGATGGATGATCTTATTGAACTAGTTTGTAGATAGAATGGATGATCTTCTTCTATAAACATTTCTTTCTTTCGATTTGGAAAATGTGAAATTAATTATTGCGAGTTCTTACATGCAGGTGCAATATTTAGTGATTCCCATGCAAGGCAATAAGGAGTAGAAatctgttcttcttcttcttcatcttcatgctttgttttttttttcttggtgATTCAAACTTACAGTCTGGATGATTTTTATTATGCATAATTATGACCTAGTTTGTGTagtaaacaatatattattatgtttgagTTTGTTAcagtgttttttatatatatttatttctaagCTGTTTTCTTGGTGGTACATtgatataaaaagttatttttgaatttattataaacaCCATTTTGGGATATGCGAAGATTTGTGTATTCATGGTGGTCAAATAACATTTTGCCACATTgtcttacatttttattcaattttgcTGTTGAACTTAAATCctttagggtgtgtttgatgagggggtTTTGAAATTTGCATTGGCAAtggaattttaattcaaattccatgagaattggtattgaattacaattcaattcctatgtttggaaaaatgatagaattgtaattcaattccaattcctatgtttgagaaaatgatagaattgtaattcaattcaaattccaatgtttgtaaaataaaatatcggttcaaaatgttaacttttaaaatatgttttcacgtttttgcacgtttaatacatttttgacatttttttacattttcacacgtttttcacgtttttcacgctTCTCACgcttttcacatgttttaacacatttttcacatttccacacgtttttcacgtttttcacatgttttaacacggttttcacgtttttcacacgtttttcacgtttttcaaacgttttttacgtttttcacatgtttttcacgttttttacatttttcacatgtttttcacgttttcacgtttttcacacgttttaacatgtttttcatgtttt
This is a stretch of genomic DNA from Impatiens glandulifera chromosome 4, dImpGla2.1, whole genome shotgun sequence. It encodes these proteins:
- the LOC124936039 gene encoding nuclear transcription factor Y subunit B-1-like, which translates into the protein MSDNNNPSSPGGGSHESGDQSPRSNVREQDRYLPIANISRIMKKALPANGKIAKDAKETVQECVSEFISFITSEASDKCQREKRKTINGDDLIWAMATLGFEDYIDPLKLYLTRYREMEGDTKGGSSSKGGEGSSKKDGVHPNHNSQGSYTQQGMDYGSSRN